The DNA window ACGCCGAACGACTCACACCCACTTGTGCCGCCTGATAAAGCGATGTTTGCCACGCAATCTTCGTTTGCGGGTTGTTACACAGTGCCGCCATAACTACATCAGAAAGTCCTAAAGACTTCGTAAGATCGGTCGTTGTGCATGTTACAAATGTTGCTTGCTGTTTTGGTAAAAGAGACTTTGTATCCAATGGGTCAAACTCTTCTGCTACAAGCACACTTATCATGCCAAGAACCATACACCCCATGAACCTCAAACGCATCGGTATCCTTACTTTTTTAGTGTGTTAATATTAGCATTAATTTGTTAACATTTTTTTACATGTAATGCTTTGGTTGTACTTTCGATGTATACTTTTACAAAGTATTGGTATTTTTTTCAAAAGGAGTCCATCATGGCTACATCCTATTCTCTGGTTTCCATCTCTCTTCCTACTCCCTTTGCCAAACATGAGATCGAAACACTGCTGGATTGCTCGTTTAAAAAAGGAATTGAGAAAGCATTTTTTATGCAATACCGAGATACGTTTTTAGTCTACACTCAGTTCAATGTCCTCACCTTCATCAACTGGGAAAAAGAAGCTATCCACAAAGCACTCTTGAAACTGGGAATTAATAATGCTGACTCTTTTGAACAACACACCATTTTTCAAGACTACCCTATTCTCATTGAGCCTGATTTAGAAGTTACATGTAAAGTGAGCAATGAGCAGATCATCCTCAAAGAACCTCTTTCGCTTTACCTCATCATCATCGCACTGGTGATCTCGCAAAGCGTGGGGTTGGAAAAGTATGAGCAAGACTTAGACGTACATTTTGCCAAAAGCCAACAACTGCTTGATTTGACGCAAAGTTATTCACTGCTCAAACGCTCTAAACTTATCGAATTTGCACGTAATTTAACCGCCATTCAGCATGGTATGGTGAGTGATCTGTTTTTACTGGATAAACCGAACATTTTGTGGGACAACGAAGAAGCAGAGAAACTCTATAATAGACTTTCATCCATCCTAGAACTCAAAGATCGCTTCGAGATTGTCGAGCATAAACTCACCAACCTCAAAGATGACATCAGTATGGCGCTGGATATGTTCAACCACAAGCACAGCGAATTTCTAGAGTGGATCATCATCGGTCTCATTGGCTTTGAAATCGTAATGGGACTCATCGAATTTTTTAAACATTAAATTAATGTTCTGCAACCAACTTTTTCACGAGTTTTCGAACGATTGGTACAACCGTTAACACTGCTGGAAAAGCAACAACATAGGCACGCCAAAATGCACCGAACCACTGGAAGAAAAAGGCTTCACTAAAGCCCATATTGATGAGCGTGATGACAAACGACATCAACAATGTCATAAACAACGACATAAAAAAGGCAAACGTTATAAACTCATACTTCTTTGAAATCAAACTTCTCTCCTAAAATGCGCACTTCTCTTTGAGGATACGGAATGCTAATATTGTTTACATGTAAAGCAGTGTAAAGCGCTAAATTTACATCATACTGTGTCTTAAAATAGCTCTTGGTTGGAACCCAATAGCGAAGCCCAAGCTCGATGGAACTATCTCCAAATTTTGCGATACCCACAACGGGTTTATGCTCTTTGGAAACGTCTTTAAAACTCGATAACACCTCTTTGATGAGCGCTATCGCCTTAGCGGGGTCTTCCTCATACGCCACACCAATGCCAGACTCCACAACACGCACATCAAACGAGTTTACCAGCACGTCACCGATCATCTTTTTATTGGGAATGGTGATGAGCTCTTCATCTTCATTGCGAAGTACGGTGTAGGAGAGTTTTATCTCTTCCACCACCCCGTAAAAACCGCTAATGGAAAGTGTATCGCCGACTTTAAACGGGCGAGAGATGATGAGCAAAACACCCGCGGCGTAGTTGGAAACACTGCCTTGAAGTGCCAAACCAGCCGTCAGAGAAACCGCACCGATGGCGGCAACAAACGGAGCGATGGAAATGCCAATTTTCCCAAGTGCTATAACGATCATCGCGGCAAAAACAAGCATTTTAACAACACTTGCGACAAACTTAGCAAGCGTACTGTCAAAATGATTGCGCTCAAACAGACGCATCAAAAGCGCATACACATACTTCGCCGCAAACCACCCAATAATAACGATAATAAGCGCACCCAAAAGCTGAAAACTGTAATGGGTCAAAAACTCAATTACAACCGTGTAAAACTTCTGAAGCGTTTGCAGTTCTTTGTCCATCGTCTACTCCTTAGGAGATTTTTCACATTATAACAAAGCTTACATGTAAATTATTTTTTAATCGAATACGCACTCTCTTTTGTCCCCGCATAAAAAACGACAATTTCGACGGGCTCATCGCCCTCATTCACACCATAATGCCACTTGTCCACCACTTCAATGAGCGCATCGCCCGCTTTGAGCTGTAGCACTTTGTTCTCATCGGTCACCACTTTGAGTGAGCCCTTGACCATGTACCCCGCATTGATGATAGGATGCTTATGAAGTGGAAGCTCCATGTGAGCAGGAATGATGATCTTCAAAACCGAAATCTCAGGCGTCTCTTTGGGGTATGAGGGCATTGCCGAGCCATCCCAACTCTTGTCTGACTTGGCAAGGGTTACGGACTCAACGTTTCCAGCTGCAAAACCATAGCTCATACAAAGAAGAAAAAAGCACAGTAATTTTTTCATAATCGACCTTTTGATGGAGTTTTATTAAATTATTTTTTGTCTAAATAGGAGTGTATTTCTTGTTCAATTTTTTTAATTGCATCTTTGATCCTTATGGACAAAGAATCATCTTCTTCTAAAGATACCCAAATATCTTGTTCAATTTTTTCTTTAAAATTGCGATCTGACTCAAAAGTTACATTTCCAGAGTACTTGTTCCTTATATATGCTTCAAAAGATATATTTAACTGCCTGTAACAAATTCTTAATTCTTGAGTATATTCTTTTATTTTACTTCCCCATAATGCTTCTGCTTCCAACGCACGTATATCAAAATCCTGCGTGGCATCAAATACTTGCTTCATTCTATTGGAATATATAAAAGCGTAGGCATCACCTTCTTTTTCAGAATTCTTATTGAAAGAATCATAACCTTTTGGAAATTCATGAGCGGGGATAAAAGGAGAACGAGCATATTTTAATTCATCCCTCACTTTATAAGTCGCCTTGATAAGTGCATGGGCTGTATCAAAATCTATTTTACCTCTTAGTTCTTTTTTCCATTTATTCAGTCCAGTATAAGCAACCCATGCTGTAATACCAGCAGCTATTGATAGTGTGATATCTTTAACAATTCCAATATATACACCAATATCCATGAACTATCCTTTTTAATTATAATAATACTATTTTAACTAGCTTTACATATAAATAAAACATTTCGATGATTCTTTGCTACAATAACTAAAACAAGGAGGCCTTATGACAAAATTTTTACTACTTTGCCTTTCAGCCTTTTATCTTTACGCTGCGTCTTCGAGTGAGACGCTCTTTAACGGTAACTGTGTTACGTGTCACACACCCAGCGATGCAGCCGCGGCACCAACGTCAGTAGAGATGCAAAAGACCTACAAAAAAGCTTTTGCGACCAAAGAGAAGTTTGTGGAGTTTATGGCAACGTGGGTGGGAAAACCAGACGCTAAAACAGCACTTATGCCTGAAGCCGTTACAAAGTATGGGGTGATGCCTGAACTTGGTTTGGATCAAGCAACGCTTAAAGAGATCGCTTCGTTCCTCTACGATGCGCCACTGGGCAAATGAAACACTACATCCTCTTCTACAGCTGTCTTATAGAAGCTTCTGTGGAAGAGGTGTGTGCCTTTCATACCGACACACAGAACCTTCCACTTATTACGCCACCTTCTATTGATGTAAAGATCGTTTCACAGGGCAATAATACTGTCGTGCTCGACATCAAAAAGTTTGGGATTACGACACGTTGGGAAATGGCACTGGAAATTAACTGCCCTCAAAGCATTGTCGATGTGATGATCAAAGGTCCTTTTGCCTCTTTTCGGCATGAAAGACACTTTAGAGCGGAAGGTGAAAATTGCACACGCATGGAAGAGACGATCACCCTAGCACCACCGATTTTCTTCTTTCAATCCCTCATTTTTAAATTCATCAAAAAAGATATGGACGCAATGTTTGCCTACCGTCATCAGATGACACAAGCGCATTTTCGTTTTGAGAATGAAGCTAAAAAGCTCTAACTACTTCGCCTCACTTCTTTTTACATGTAAAGATTTTTCAACCTCAATGACGACGTAAACGATGAAGCTAGAACCTAACGTGATCGCCCACTCCACTGCCCCTAAAGGCGCGCTTTTAAAGAGCTGATTCATAAAGGGTGCATAGACGAAAAGAAGTTGTAAAGTAGTGACTAGAACAGTACCGCCAAGCAATAAAGGGTTGCTAAAAAAGCC is part of the Sulfurospirillum arsenophilum NBRC 109478 genome and encodes:
- a CDS encoding RMD1 family protein, which produces MATSYSLVSISLPTPFAKHEIETLLDCSFKKGIEKAFFMQYRDTFLVYTQFNVLTFINWEKEAIHKALLKLGINNADSFEQHTIFQDYPILIEPDLEVTCKVSNEQIILKEPLSLYLIIIALVISQSVGLEKYEQDLDVHFAKSQQLLDLTQSYSLLKRSKLIEFARNLTAIQHGMVSDLFLLDKPNILWDNEEAEKLYNRLSSILELKDRFEIVEHKLTNLKDDISMALDMFNHKHSEFLEWIIIGLIGFEIVMGLIEFFKH
- a CDS encoding DUF2798 domain-containing protein codes for the protein MISKKYEFITFAFFMSLFMTLLMSFVITLINMGFSEAFFFQWFGAFWRAYVVAFPAVLTVVPIVRKLVKKLVAEH
- a CDS encoding mechanosensitive ion channel family protein, giving the protein MDKELQTLQKFYTVVIEFLTHYSFQLLGALIIVIIGWFAAKYVYALLMRLFERNHFDSTLAKFVASVVKMLVFAAMIVIALGKIGISIAPFVAAIGAVSLTAGLALQGSVSNYAAGVLLIISRPFKVGDTLSISGFYGVVEEIKLSYTVLRNEDEELITIPNKKMIGDVLVNSFDVRVVESGIGVAYEEDPAKAIALIKEVLSSFKDVSKEHKPVVGIAKFGDSSIELGLRYWVPTKSYFKTQYDVNLALYTALHVNNISIPYPQREVRILGEKFDFKEV
- a CDS encoding cupin domain-containing protein yields the protein MKKLLCFFLLCMSYGFAAGNVESVTLAKSDKSWDGSAMPSYPKETPEISVLKIIIPAHMELPLHKHPIINAGYMVKGSLKVVTDENKVLQLKAGDALIEVVDKWHYGVNEGDEPVEIVVFYAGTKESAYSIKK
- a CDS encoding c-type cytochrome, with the protein product MTKFLLLCLSAFYLYAASSSETLFNGNCVTCHTPSDAAAAPTSVEMQKTYKKAFATKEKFVEFMATWVGKPDAKTALMPEAVTKYGVMPELGLDQATLKEIASFLYDAPLGK
- a CDS encoding SRPBCC family protein → MKHYILFYSCLIEASVEEVCAFHTDTQNLPLITPPSIDVKIVSQGNNTVVLDIKKFGITTRWEMALEINCPQSIVDVMIKGPFASFRHERHFRAEGENCTRMEETITLAPPIFFFQSLIFKFIKKDMDAMFAYRHQMTQAHFRFENEAKKL